A region of the candidate division KSB1 bacterium genome:
CGACTCGAATATACACCTGGAGCGCCGTTTAGCTCACTCACTTCCAGCCCGGTGTCATCTGCTATTGATGGCAAGCCCGTCGCTTGAAAGGTTCCTCTTGCTTTTAGCAAAGCGTTTGCTTTTAAGCTATCACCAGTTTCTTCCATTTCCGGAAAATCCATAAAATCATTTTTGCTCAAAATATTTAGTTTTAAATTATTAAGCAGCATTTTGATTTCATTCAATTTGTCTTCATTATTGGTAGCTACAACTATCTTTTGAAGATTTATATCCATTTAGAGCGAGTAAACCTCTTTTTCATTGCATTTACATAAATTAACCATTTTTTGGCTGAACTTCCAGCTTCCTGAAGAGTCAGATTGAAAATATTTCACAGATTTGACTCTTTTATATTCTCCATTACAGACCGGACAGGTATTGGTTGATGCCTTGGCTTTTTTAGCCATTTTGTCTGCAAATGATATACTTTTTGCCACGTTTCCTCCAATTTATTGTTTGTTAATAATTATTTCTGTTTGAATTGACGAATCTGTCATTACAGAAAAAGCCATCCCAAAATTAGAAGCCAGAATCATCAAAATATTTTGATCCCATTCCGTGTAGTATTCAGGCTGTCTAATTTCAAGGCTTATAGTTCCAAATACTTTATTTTGAAAATTTATCGGGACACCGAGAAAAGATCGCAAACCATAATTTGATTTATCCAACTTCGAATAACGCGGTCTGAATAAATCTCCTTTCTCCAAGTCGCCAAGTAACAAAGGTTCATTTTTACGAATTACCCACCCATTTATACCCTCAGAAAGCGGGAATCGATATCCTTCCGGCATACTATCGTGTTGACCGAAAACTTTAACCACAACTCCTTCATCTTGGTTTTCTTGCGCAACCATAATAATTGAAAGACGATCATAATCAAACACCTTTTTACAAGCTTTTCCAATAGCTACATATGTGTTACCCTTAGAAAAGTCATCATTTAAACTATCCAGAAACACTTTTTGAGCTGAAATAGATTGATTAATCAACCTAATCTTTTCCCGCTCACTGATTAACTCGACACCCTGGCTGATCAATTTTTCAAAAGATGTAAGTAAATCCACATCATTATCACTGAAATCGTTGGCGGCTAGACTATCGATACACAAAACGCCCTTGATCTCGCCGCTGATTGTCATTGGAACACCGAGAAAAGATCGAATTTCAATTGGCTTTTCATAATATTGTACCGGTTGACCGGATGGAATACTTTTTTCACATATAACCGTTTTATTCACTAACACGCTACCAGGAAGTGTGCCATCCCGATCAATATAAGTCCCAGCTTTCAAATCACGACTGTTGCTTGAACAAAACTCAACTTGCAGTGCCTTAGAATGATTATTCCATAAAAAAACGACTGCCGAATTTGCAGCAAAAGATGCCTGAATAATTTTTATTATATTTCCAAAAAACTGGTTAATCTCTTGATAAAAATCAAATTGCTCTTCTTTTTCACTTGACGAGCTTACCGAAAATTCCGTTATTGATTGAATCGCAGAATTTGTTTGTGTAATTTCATCTGAAACATTTTCATATTCACTCTCCGATTTGACTTGGTCATTCCAGAGTAAATAAAACAATGCAAGACCTAAACCTAGAATAACGAATCGTAATATCCAGATGATATATGGTTCTTTGAAAAGAACAGAAAGAAAAAGGCCCACAATAAATAGTAACGCAAGCAGGCCTAATAAATAACGTTCATCAAATATGTGCCAGATTGTTTGCTTATCAGAGTCTGTAGAACTCCTCATTCAATGATCCTATTTTATTGAATCATAAATATAGTAAATTAACCCTGATTTTCAATATAAATAATTGAAAAACAAACAGCTTAAAAGCAACTATTTTTTTTGTTTGAGGATGAATAAATAGGTTAAATTGAAATTCAATCACAACAATCGATTGAAAAAGGGAAATAAACCTTAAAAGCCCCTAAGTTTTTTTATTTCTTTGGTATAATTAAACGGGGAGCAAATTTTATACTAGTTTGAATAGTTTCATTACCTCGCTTGATCTTTAATTTAATTTGATCATCCACACTACTATTTTTTATTTGAGACCAAATCTCAGAGATACTCTTAACTTCTCTTTCATTAAACGAAACAATTTCATCCCCAACTTGGATACCGGCTTGTGAAGCAGGGCTATTATCTTGAATTTGACTAATTTGGAAAACCCCTCTTTGTTGGGAATCCTCCATAATTGTTAATCCAATCCATCCTGCCGGTTTCACTCTGTCAACAAGTTGAGCGATTCGAGGGAGAAGAGAGCCAATTGGGACTACTACATATTCATCATGGTCTACTATGCCGGTATATTTGGATAACTCTTGCGTCACTTCAATTTTTGCGGCTAAAATTCCAACAACCTGGCCATTCAAATTAAAAACGGGCGCCCCGGAACAACCATTCCATGCACGTGCACCAATCAGGACATAGCCATTATCAAGGATCCCTTCAACAAGGCCAAGCGCAACGGCTGGACCATAACCGAATGAAGAACCCATAACATAAATCCAACTTCCAAGTCTCATTCCCGAATCATGAGCAAAAGATGGATTTGCAATAGGAATTCGATTAATTTTCAGTACTGTAATCCCATTGGGTTGTTCACCTAATATTTCTGCATCAACCTCTTCACCTGTAAATAATCGAACGAATATCTTATTTTTATTTTTGACTATGCTAGATCTTGTCAGGACGATACCTTGTGAATCCACAAGTAACCCTGAACCTACATTTTTATAGTAAACTGGCTTTATGATCGATCTTGGATTTTGGCTAGAATCTGCAGATTGGACCGTTTCTTCATCATACATTTCCTGTGATACACCGATTACGGTTACAACATACTGTTGGGAATATGAGATTAACTTTTGCAACTCAGTCTCTAGTGTATTAAAAGCCGGGCTTTGCGCCATGGCGGAAGAATTAATACCAGACAGGAGTAGTACAATTACAGCCCTCAAGGTATATTTTATCTTAAAATTAATCCGCATATTTATCCTCGAACTAGTTAAAAAGTTACAGTCTGAAGATTAGTTAGTAGAATCCGGTTTCTATTAGCATCCGTTGTCAAAGGTAGTTGCTGTTCAAATCTTTTAATAGATTTCGCATGGCTCCATTCCGAATCCTTAAGAATATCTTTTTCTTTCACTTTTTCAAGAATATATATTAATTTCTCTGTGCTTTTTTCTTGATCAAGAACAATTGGGTTTTGATCGGGAATTATAGTACGAAGTTCCTGGAGTGGAGTTGGAGATACTGAACTACTGAAGGGTTGTCTATTTTCATTGGAGTGATGATAAATATCATAAGATATATATGCAAAAAATAGCACGACCGCTAAAGAATAACCTAATGCAGGAGTTGTTTTTGATTGGAAAAACAGTACAATTTTATCAATAATAGTTTCAGATTCATGTTCAAGTTCTTTTCTAAGTCGACTTCTTAAAACAGCCTGAAATGAATCAGACGTCTTAACTTTCTCAAGATTTTGTAGATGATGACTTAGCTCTCCCATGCGATTAAGAACAGAATAACACTCAACACACGTTTTACAATGCTGTTCCAAGTTTAGTTTTTCGCCATTATCGAGAGCCCCCTCCAAATAATCTGATATTCTACTCGTGATATCTTCACATTTTGACACCATTTCCTCCTTGAGGTTAATTTTTATTTTTTATCCATTAGAAATTTAAGTTTTTCCTGTAATCGCAATCTTGCGCGATTCACTCGTGACTTAACTGTCCCAAGTGGCACATCAATAATCTTACTGATCTCTTCATATGAAAGTTCCTGAATATCCCGCAAAATAA
Encoded here:
- a CDS encoding serine protease, with the translated sequence MRINFKIKYTLRAVIVLLLSGINSSAMAQSPAFNTLETELQKLISYSQQYVVTVIGVSQEMYDEETVQSADSSQNPRSIIKPVYYKNVGSGLLVDSQGIVLTRSSIVKNKNKIFVRLFTGEEVDAEILGEQPNGITVLKINRIPIANPSFAHDSGMRLGSWIYVMGSSFGYGPAVALGLVEGILDNGYVLIGARAWNGCSGAPVFNLNGQVVGILAAKIEVTQELSKYTGIVDHDEYVVVPIGSLLPRIAQLVDRVKPAGWIGLTIMEDSQQRGVFQISQIQDNSPASQAGIQVGDEIVSFNEREVKSISEIWSQIKNSSVDDQIKLKIKRGNETIQTSIKFAPRLIIPKK
- a CDS encoding zf-HC2 domain-containing protein, with the translated sequence MVSKCEDITSRISDYLEGALDNGEKLNLEQHCKTCVECYSVLNRMGELSHHLQNLEKVKTSDSFQAVLRSRLRKELEHESETIIDKIVLFFQSKTTPALGYSLAVVLFFAYISYDIYHHSNENRQPFSSSVSPTPLQELRTIIPDQNPIVLDQEKSTEKLIYILEKVKEKDILKDSEWSHAKSIKRFEQQLPLTTDANRNRILLTNLQTVTF
- a CDS encoding GAF domain-containing protein codes for the protein MRSSTDSDKQTIWHIFDERYLLGLLALLFIVGLFLSVLFKEPYIIWILRFVILGLGLALFYLLWNDQVKSESEYENVSDEITQTNSAIQSITEFSVSSSSEKEEQFDFYQEINQFFGNIIKIIQASFAANSAVVFLWNNHSKALQVEFCSSNSRDLKAGTYIDRDGTLPGSVLVNKTVICEKSIPSGQPVQYYEKPIEIRSFLGVPMTISGEIKGVLCIDSLAANDFSDNDVDLLTSFEKLISQGVELISEREKIRLINQSISAQKVFLDSLNDDFSKGNTYVAIGKACKKVFDYDRLSIIMVAQENQDEGVVVKVFGQHDSMPEGYRFPLSEGINGWVIRKNEPLLLGDLEKGDLFRPRYSKLDKSNYGLRSFLGVPINFQNKVFGTISLEIRQPEYYTEWDQNILMILASNFGMAFSVMTDSSIQTEIIINKQ